A stretch of DNA from Sphingomonas ginsenosidivorax:
CACACCGGCAACTCGACGATCACCGCCCTGGTGTCCGGCGACCCGGAGAAGCTGACGAAGGTGGGCAAGCGCTACGGCGTCAAGAACCTCTACAGCTACGAGCAATTCCCCGCGCTGCTCGCGTCGGGGGAGATCGATGCGATCTACCTCGCCACGCCCAACTGGCGGCATGCCGAATTCGCGGTGCCGGCGCTCGAGGCTGGCATCCACGTCCTCAGCGAAAAGCCGCTTGATGTTTCGTCGGCCAAGGCGCGCGGGATCATGGCCGCGGCGGCGAAGGGCAAGGCGCAGCTGATGACCGCCTATCGCCTGCACTTCGAACCCGCGACGCTGGATGCGATCCGGCGGATAAGGGCCGGCGAACTCGGCGACCTGATCGCGTTCACCGCCTGTTTCACGCAGATGGTCGATCCGGCCAATCATCGCGCGACGAGCGGGATCGAGGCTGGGCCGCTGTTCGACATGGCGCCCTATCCGATCAATGCGATCCGCTATCTGTTTGGCGCAGAGCCGCTCGAAGTCGTCTCGGCAGTGGCGACGCGCCACCCGGAATCAGGCTTCGGCGATCTGG
This window harbors:
- a CDS encoding Gfo/Idh/MocA family protein codes for the protein MSIASALGLGGRKVRYAIVGLGDIAQEALMPGVSHTGNSTITALVSGDPEKLTKVGKRYGVKNLYSYEQFPALLASGEIDAIYLATPNWRHAEFAVPALEAGIHVLSEKPLDVSSAKARGIMAAAAKGKAQLMTAYRLHFEPATLDAIRRIRAGELGDLIAFTACFTQMVDPANHRATSGIEAGPLFDMAPYPINAIRYLFGAEPLEVVSAVATRHPESGFGDLDDTFAVTLRMPGNRLAQFTVSYYANNVDILTIAGTKGSIQMDPAFGFGQGLAHRRRIGDKDSQETFKATDQFGGELQYFSECILEDRSPEPDGEEGLADLLVVEAIVEALKTQLPVKVAHIGRTRRIDPDVQERTLRAVSAPDPVNAASPTGD